The following proteins are encoded in a genomic region of Neomicrococcus aestuarii:
- a CDS encoding GntP family permease, giving the protein MTIEGWTQTLGATPLLLIALAAIVVLLVLIMKFKIHAFISLIIVSLLTAFATQIPTGKVVSVLTTGFGNTLASVALLVGLGAMLGRIVEQSGGAKVIADKLISIFGEKRAPFALGVASLIFGFPIFFDAGLVVMLPVVFSVGRRLGGSVLLYGLPAAGAFSVMHVFVPPHPGPVAAAEFFGANAGYVLILGLLVAIPTWYVTSYLFGIWAGKKWEFPIPAILGEADAEHEANPPRFGAVLGVMLIPLVLIFLNTGLNALATAGVLPEGSKDQVWFQFLRALGETPVALLIAVIVAALVLGRKQGMSSTAIQQVMEQALGPVCSVILITGAGGMFGSVLRTSGIGAALSDVLGDMGIPLIFAGFIIAGILRIAQGSATVALTTAAGLLAPGVAAAGLNEFQLAAMVIAVAGGSVIASHVNDSGFWLVGRFFDLDVKTTLKTWTVLETLLGVMGFILAAVAFGLAGLAG; this is encoded by the coding sequence ATGACCATCGAAGGATGGACTCAAACTCTGGGCGCCACACCGCTTTTGCTGATTGCGCTTGCGGCCATTGTGGTGCTCTTGGTCTTGATCATGAAGTTCAAGATCCACGCATTCATTTCGCTCATCATCGTGAGCCTTTTGACCGCGTTCGCAACGCAGATCCCCACCGGCAAAGTAGTCAGTGTTCTCACCACGGGCTTCGGTAACACGCTTGCTAGCGTTGCCCTGTTGGTGGGTCTCGGCGCCATGTTGGGCCGCATTGTGGAACAGTCCGGTGGCGCAAAAGTCATCGCTGACAAGCTGATTTCTATCTTCGGTGAGAAGCGCGCTCCGTTTGCTCTGGGCGTTGCATCTTTGATCTTCGGTTTCCCGATCTTCTTTGACGCTGGCCTTGTGGTCATGCTTCCTGTGGTGTTCTCCGTAGGCCGCCGTTTGGGCGGATCCGTGCTCTTGTACGGCCTTCCAGCCGCTGGCGCGTTCTCCGTCATGCACGTCTTCGTGCCACCGCACCCGGGCCCAGTGGCTGCCGCTGAATTCTTCGGCGCTAACGCTGGCTACGTCCTCATCCTTGGCCTCTTGGTTGCTATCCCTACCTGGTACGTCACGAGCTACTTGTTCGGTATTTGGGCTGGCAAGAAGTGGGAATTCCCGATTCCGGCCATCCTTGGTGAAGCCGATGCTGAGCACGAAGCCAACCCGCCACGCTTCGGCGCCGTTCTGGGCGTCATGCTCATTCCTTTGGTGCTGATCTTCCTCAACACCGGCTTGAACGCTCTTGCGACCGCTGGCGTTCTTCCTGAGGGCAGCAAGGACCAGGTCTGGTTCCAGTTCTTGCGCGCACTCGGTGAGACCCCAGTTGCCCTCTTGATCGCCGTGATCGTGGCCGCTTTGGTCTTGGGCCGTAAGCAGGGCATGTCCTCCACCGCCATTCAGCAGGTCATGGAGCAGGCTCTTGGCCCCGTATGTTCCGTCATCCTGATCACCGGCGCCGGCGGCATGTTCGGCTCCGTGCTGCGCACCTCAGGCATTGGTGCTGCACTTTCTGATGTTTTGGGCGACATGGGCATCCCGCTCATCTTCGCTGGCTTCATCATCGCCGGAATCCTGCGCATTGCTCAGGGTTCGGCAACCGTTGCACTGACCACCGCTGCGGGCCTCTTGGCACCGGGTGTGGCTGCCGCTGGCCTCAATGAGTTCCAGCTCGCCGCCATGGTCATCGCCGTTGCTGGCGGTTCCGTGATCGCTTCCCACGTGAACGACTCGGGCTTCTGGCTGGTAGGTCGATTCTTCGATCTCGACGTCAAGACCACCCTCAAGACCTGGACGGTCTTGGAGACCTTGCTCGGCGTGATGGGCTTTATTTTGGCCGCCGTCGCGTTCGGTTTGGCTGGGCTCGCCGGCTAG
- a CDS encoding LysR family transcriptional regulator substrate-binding protein, producing the protein MAGLKIAYVAGVMPGKWIDRWRARLEEHPLEIFQYDDAAAYVALLESGDADLTFIRWSGDSPASAASSPGKPALHVIPLYEELPVVCAPKDHDIEYFDESVPASAVEGQNFLDVDKYGPKMTLEIVGSGAGLAVMPMSLARLHARKDVVWKVLEGAPSTHVGLAWMRVDPIRPSARAEAIEADPLVAEFIGIVRGRSASSSRQPLTQERQQQEAAEARKARQQSKPAKSSVKPNVAKAKGASATSGSKSGKSSASRRAQPNRTRRRPK; encoded by the coding sequence GTGGCAGGGCTCAAAATTGCGTATGTTGCCGGGGTCATGCCCGGAAAGTGGATCGATCGATGGCGTGCGCGCCTCGAGGAGCATCCGTTAGAAATTTTCCAGTACGACGACGCTGCGGCGTACGTTGCGCTGTTGGAAAGCGGGGACGCCGATCTGACGTTCATTCGTTGGAGTGGCGATTCGCCCGCCTCCGCTGCATCGAGCCCAGGGAAGCCGGCTCTGCACGTCATCCCGCTCTATGAAGAACTTCCGGTGGTGTGCGCGCCGAAGGACCATGACATCGAGTATTTCGATGAGTCCGTTCCCGCCTCCGCTGTTGAGGGCCAGAACTTCCTTGACGTGGACAAGTACGGTCCCAAAATGACCTTAGAAATCGTGGGGTCCGGGGCCGGACTAGCAGTGATGCCCATGTCTCTCGCCCGATTGCACGCCCGCAAGGACGTCGTGTGGAAAGTGCTCGAGGGTGCCCCTTCAACGCACGTGGGTCTCGCGTGGATGCGCGTGGATCCTATCCGGCCTAGCGCCCGCGCGGAAGCTATTGAAGCCGACCCCCTCGTAGCGGAATTTATCGGCATTGTCCGCGGGCGATCGGCGTCGTCCTCCCGGCAGCCGCTCACGCAAGAGCGTCAACAGCAAGAAGCCGCCGAAGCACGTAAGGCACGGCAGCAATCCAAGCCGGCGAAGTCTTCGGTTAAACCAAACGTGGCCAAGGCGAAAGGCGCCTCAGCCACGTCAGGGTCTAAATCCGGAAAGAGTTCCGCTAGCCGGCGAGCCCAGCCAAACCGAACGCGACGGCGGCCAAAATAA
- a CDS encoding universal stress protein — protein sequence MSKIIIVGVDGSDTAFDAATRAAELASKTGDELRVVSAHAKDNTEVVHIGSDTWILDDADQANKLSANIAERLRQSFPEANITSGAIHGKPAEGLVKEAEELGADLIVVGNVGMKGLGRVLGSVASGVVNNAPCDVYIVKTA from the coding sequence ATGAGCAAGATCATCATTGTTGGCGTCGATGGATCCGACACCGCATTTGACGCGGCCACTCGCGCAGCTGAGCTCGCGTCGAAGACGGGCGATGAACTTCGCGTCGTTTCCGCGCACGCAAAGGACAACACCGAAGTGGTGCACATTGGAAGTGATACGTGGATCTTGGATGACGCCGACCAGGCAAACAAGCTCTCCGCCAACATTGCCGAGCGTTTGCGCCAGTCATTCCCGGAAGCAAACATCACCTCCGGCGCCATCCACGGCAAGCCGGCCGAAGGTCTCGTGAAAGAGGCTGAGGAATTGGGCGCCGATCTCATTGTGGTGGGAAACGTTGGCATGAAGGGACTCGGCCGCGTGCTGGGTTCCGTAGCGAGCGGTGTGGTCAACAACGCTCCATGCGACGTGTACATCGTCAAAACTGCCTAA
- a CDS encoding dienelactone hydrolase family protein, which translates to MTPAKVPHQNVTFDSTEGQAHGYIAIPESGKGPGVIVIQEWWGLVDHIKDVCDRLAALGFVALAPDLYGGSITHDGAEAAEMMSKLPAEEGARLLLGSVDYLLNRDEVTSETVGAIGFCMGGGFVLSLAAQAGDKVSAAVPFYGVGQGVPESFKTITAKVQGHYAEQDDFFPVDQAREQEKQIREESGTEVQYYYYDAPHAFHNDENPMGNYREDHAKLAWTRAVTFLQDNVH; encoded by the coding sequence ATGACTCCAGCAAAGGTTCCACACCAGAACGTCACGTTTGATTCCACCGAGGGCCAAGCCCATGGTTATATCGCCATTCCCGAGAGCGGCAAGGGTCCTGGGGTCATCGTGATCCAGGAATGGTGGGGTCTTGTTGACCACATCAAGGACGTTTGTGATCGCCTTGCAGCGCTGGGATTTGTGGCGCTCGCACCGGATCTTTACGGCGGATCCATTACCCACGACGGCGCCGAGGCCGCTGAGATGATGAGCAAGCTCCCCGCAGAAGAAGGCGCACGCTTGCTTTTGGGCTCTGTCGATTACCTGTTGAACCGAGACGAGGTCACGAGCGAAACCGTTGGAGCCATTGGCTTCTGCATGGGCGGTGGCTTTGTACTTTCACTTGCTGCACAGGCCGGAGACAAAGTTTCTGCAGCCGTACCGTTCTACGGCGTGGGTCAGGGTGTTCCGGAGAGCTTCAAGACCATCACGGCAAAGGTTCAAGGCCATTACGCCGAGCAAGATGACTTCTTCCCTGTGGATCAGGCACGCGAACAAGAGAAGCAGATTCGAGAAGAATCGGGCACCGAAGTTCAGTATTACTACTATGACGCGCCTCACGCGTTCCATAATGATGAGAACCCCATGGGAAATTACCGCGAAGACCACGCGAAACTTGCGTGGACTCGCGCGGTGACCTTCCTTCAGGACAACGTCCACTAA